Proteins encoded by one window of Bradyrhizobium sp. B097:
- a CDS encoding GumC family protein gives MKFGSRIGPRRSEVTEPAASWETAGVPAGQSSAETTKGVLSIPGVVAFFREKGQRILMLAAVIFAIGVILLMLIPARYAATALVVLDPREQRVTADQDVLPGIGQDAAALQSYVEIAKSDGFLGPLIDQLKVADDSDIAGGRTDATRLLDRFRNRLDISRRGLTYVIAIKFTSNSPQRAAYYANAVAEAFVASQRGTRSVATDEAADWLKSRLKTLNDRLRSSEDAVAKFKLEHRIVNAGKESTTQQLRVTDLTQQVAAARARAEEAKSRYEQLQRDLKANVDGPVKQDLLSALRAQRSALNDQIAQKRGVLGDRHPDLVMALSQLSDLNRQIEIERKKNIDTAKSEFEAQRDQQKALEDQLKAAEQQILVDGQALVKLQELQRDADANKNIYEQFLSRYRTTDEQRGLQNSQTKVASPATPPVRSTLPPLPLLLVALAIVSLLTSTAIVAVPGLDLKQLPIKSIPLRRAEAPAPAPAPAAPQSALPPGLPVLARIPNMVSSDAVRSVWQTPISTAAEPDLSPHLQLLIENIEQLPGEHGKVALLLSVETGAGGSTVARSLNRSAVKNGMLSVLIEMETRRAEDAPPQGSGIIKADLPSVVELLGASSKAPPYPQDDIRADFGLIIVDASSLAMQPAAVALAAHADLVILVVREGAANPAAIGKARTDLSRFGSVPIALVVNRVAGNAAAGNPQREALGLAS, from the coding sequence ATGAAGTTCGGTAGCCGGATAGGCCCGAGACGTTCCGAAGTCACGGAACCCGCAGCGTCGTGGGAAACTGCCGGCGTGCCGGCTGGCCAATCCTCCGCGGAAACCACCAAGGGCGTGCTTAGCATTCCGGGTGTGGTGGCCTTTTTTCGCGAGAAGGGTCAACGGATCCTGATGCTCGCCGCGGTCATCTTCGCGATCGGTGTGATCCTGTTGATGTTGATCCCGGCGCGCTACGCCGCGACGGCGCTCGTCGTGCTCGATCCGCGCGAGCAGCGCGTGACCGCCGACCAGGACGTGCTGCCTGGGATCGGTCAAGATGCCGCAGCTCTGCAAAGCTACGTCGAAATCGCCAAATCCGATGGATTTCTCGGACCGCTGATCGATCAGCTCAAGGTCGCCGACGACAGCGACATCGCCGGCGGCAGGACCGACGCCACGCGCCTGCTCGACCGGTTTCGCAACCGGCTCGATATCTCGAGGCGCGGGTTGACCTATGTTATCGCCATCAAGTTCACGTCCAACAGCCCGCAGCGCGCCGCGTATTACGCCAATGCGGTGGCCGAGGCGTTCGTCGCCAGCCAGCGCGGGACGCGCAGCGTGGCAACCGACGAGGCCGCCGATTGGCTGAAGAGCCGGCTCAAGACCTTGAACGACCGGCTGCGGTCATCGGAAGATGCCGTTGCCAAGTTCAAGCTCGAGCACCGGATCGTCAACGCCGGCAAGGAATCCACCACACAGCAATTGCGCGTCACCGACCTGACGCAGCAGGTTGCCGCGGCGCGCGCCCGTGCCGAGGAGGCCAAGTCGCGCTATGAGCAGCTGCAACGCGACCTGAAGGCCAATGTCGACGGCCCGGTCAAGCAGGACCTGCTGAGCGCGCTGCGCGCCCAGCGCTCCGCGCTCAACGACCAGATTGCCCAGAAGCGCGGCGTGCTCGGCGATCGTCATCCCGACCTCGTGATGGCGCTCAGCCAGTTGAGCGATCTCAACCGGCAGATCGAGATCGAGCGCAAGAAGAACATCGACACCGCGAAGTCGGAATTCGAGGCGCAGCGCGACCAGCAGAAGGCGCTCGAAGACCAGCTGAAGGCGGCCGAGCAGCAGATCCTTGTCGACGGTCAAGCGCTCGTCAAGCTGCAGGAATTGCAGCGCGATGCCGATGCCAACAAGAACATCTACGAGCAGTTCCTGTCGCGCTACCGGACGACCGACGAGCAGCGCGGTCTTCAGAACTCGCAGACCAAGGTGGCATCGCCCGCGACGCCGCCGGTGCGTTCGACGCTTCCGCCGCTTCCTCTGTTGCTCGTCGCGCTCGCGATCGTCTCGCTGCTGACGTCGACGGCGATCGTCGCCGTGCCTGGTCTCGATCTGAAGCAGCTCCCGATCAAAAGCATTCCGCTTCGCCGCGCCGAGGCGCCCGCACCGGCACCGGCCCCGGCCGCGCCGCAATCTGCGCTGCCGCCGGGATTGCCGGTGCTGGCCCGCATTCCCAACATGGTGTCGTCGGATGCCGTCAGGAGCGTCTGGCAGACCCCGATTTCGACCGCGGCCGAGCCCGATCTCAGTCCGCATCTTCAATTGCTGATCGAGAACATCGAGCAGCTTCCGGGTGAGCACGGCAAGGTGGCGCTGCTGCTGTCGGTCGAGACCGGTGCGGGCGGCAGCACCGTCGCACGGTCGCTCAACCGGTCCGCCGTCAAGAACGGGATGCTCAGCGTCCTGATCGAGATGGAAACCAGGCGCGCCGAAGACGCGCCGCCGCAAGGCTCGGGGATCATCAAGGCCGATCTGCCGTCGGTCGTCGAACTGCTGGGCGCCAGCAGCAAGGCGCCGCCCTATCCCCAGGACGACATTCGCGCCGATTTCGGCCTGATCATCGTCGACGCATCGTCGCTTGCCATGCAGCCGGCCGCGGTCGCGCTGGCCGCCCACGCCGACCTGGTGATCCTGGTGGTTCGCGAGGGCGCCGCCAACCCGGCTGCGATCGGCAAGGCGCGGACCGATCTGTCCAGGTTCGGTTCGGTCCCGATTGCGCTCGTCGTCAATCGTGTGGCGGGCAATGCCGCGGCCGGCAACCCTCAGCGCGAAGCCCTGGGATTGGCAAGCTGA
- a CDS encoding glycosyltransferase family 4 protein → MLQHTPSTELREASTASRDRPNESKRKLRVVLVQTQAENAGAQEISRLLGAGLTARGYDVANLFFFRKSDSFDEPPNTFYCAQTRPGNPVALLRMLWALAGHLRTIKPDVVLTFQHFGNVIGGGVSRLVSRAPVIANQVSSALSMSMPVRAADIIMGSTGFFHCITLNSRDMEREYARYPAPYRSRMKHVPHGFDDKSHSLPKDVARQQFKLPPDRTLLGCAARLHPHKRLDAAIRLLAADRSWHLALAGQGADEGRLRALADELDVADRVHFIGEIAPRQMAGFLACLDVFVFPTQAETFGLAAVEAASAGIPCVVNDLPVLREVLSCQGQPAAVFVDASNETEFSAAVSKVLTDRVLSDQLRQSAVGLKSRYSLDAMIEEYVRILGDAVGADAH, encoded by the coding sequence GTGCTCCAGCACACGCCAAGCACCGAATTGCGCGAGGCATCGACCGCATCACGCGATCGACCGAACGAGAGCAAGCGAAAGCTGCGTGTTGTCCTGGTGCAGACCCAGGCCGAGAACGCCGGCGCGCAGGAGATCTCGCGGCTGCTCGGCGCCGGCCTCACCGCACGCGGCTATGACGTCGCCAACCTGTTCTTCTTCCGCAAATCGGATTCCTTCGACGAGCCGCCCAATACGTTCTATTGCGCGCAGACCCGTCCGGGAAATCCGGTGGCGCTGCTGCGCATGCTGTGGGCGCTCGCCGGTCATCTCAGGACCATCAAACCCGATGTCGTGCTGACCTTCCAGCACTTCGGCAATGTGATCGGCGGAGGCGTGTCGCGCCTCGTCAGCCGCGCCCCCGTTATCGCCAACCAGGTATCCTCGGCGCTGTCGATGAGCATGCCGGTGCGCGCGGCCGACATCATCATGGGTTCTACCGGTTTCTTTCACTGCATCACGCTGAACTCGCGGGACATGGAGCGCGAATATGCGCGCTATCCGGCTCCGTATCGATCGCGCATGAAGCACGTCCCGCACGGCTTCGACGACAAGTCGCACAGCCTGCCGAAGGACGTTGCGCGGCAACAGTTCAAGCTGCCGCCGGATCGGACCCTGCTCGGCTGCGCGGCACGGCTGCACCCGCACAAGCGGCTCGATGCGGCAATTCGCCTGCTGGCTGCCGATCGGTCCTGGCACCTTGCGCTCGCGGGCCAGGGCGCGGATGAGGGGCGGCTGAGGGCCCTGGCGGACGAGCTTGACGTTGCGGACCGGGTGCACTTCATCGGCGAGATTGCACCGCGCCAGATGGCCGGTTTCCTGGCCTGCCTCGACGTCTTCGTATTCCCGACGCAGGCCGAAACTTTCGGCCTTGCCGCGGTCGAAGCCGCGAGCGCCGGCATTCCCTGCGTCGTCAACGATCTCCCCGTGCTGCGCGAGGTGCTGTCCTGCCAGGGACAGCCTGCCGCGGTATTCGTTGACGCTTCGAACGAGACCGAATTCTCGGCCGCCGTGTCGAAGGTCCTGACCGATCGTGTGTTGAGCGACCAGCTGCGGCAAAGCGCCGTGGGCCTGAAGTCGCGTTATTCGTTGGATGCCATGATAGAAGAATACGTCCGCATTCTCGGCGACGCTGTGGGGGCGGACGCGCACTAG
- a CDS encoding SDR family NAD(P)-dependent oxidoreductase, with translation MTAPVCLISGVGPGTGSALARRFAEGGYRVALLARNEERLAALEKQLPGAKAYRCDVSDLAQIEAVASAVERDLGSPGVVIHNAVGGAFGTFREIDPQILNRNFQVNTMGLLYLARRFAPAMISAGKGAIVATGNTSALRGKAGFAGFAPTKAAQRILAEAMARDLGPQGVHVAYLVIDAVIDLEWTRKRWPERPDDFFIKPKAIADEVWHVAHQDRSAWSFNVEIRPFGEAW, from the coding sequence ATGACCGCACCCGTCTGTCTGATATCCGGCGTTGGGCCCGGCACCGGCTCGGCGCTTGCCCGGAGGTTCGCTGAAGGCGGCTATCGGGTCGCACTTCTCGCCAGGAACGAGGAGCGCCTCGCTGCGCTCGAGAAGCAGCTGCCGGGGGCAAAGGCCTATCGATGCGATGTGTCCGACCTCGCGCAAATCGAGGCGGTGGCATCTGCCGTAGAACGCGATCTCGGCAGCCCCGGCGTCGTGATCCACAACGCCGTCGGCGGCGCGTTCGGTACCTTCCGCGAGATCGATCCGCAGATTCTCAATCGCAACTTCCAGGTCAACACGATGGGCCTGTTGTACCTGGCGCGGCGGTTTGCTCCGGCGATGATCAGCGCCGGCAAGGGCGCCATCGTTGCGACCGGCAATACCTCGGCATTGCGCGGCAAGGCCGGTTTCGCCGGGTTCGCGCCGACCAAGGCGGCGCAGCGCATTCTGGCCGAGGCGATGGCGCGCGACCTCGGGCCGCAAGGCGTCCACGTCGCCTATCTCGTGATCGATGCGGTGATCGATCTGGAATGGACGCGGAAGCGCTGGCCGGAGCGGCCGGACGACTTCTTCATCAAGCCGAAAGCGATCGCGGACGAGGTCTGGCACGTCGCCCATCAGGACCGCAGCGCGTGGTCGTTCAACGTCGAGATCAGGCCGTTCGGCGAAGCCTGGTAG
- a CDS encoding glutathione S-transferase produces the protein MAALRIFSYLPNPRVWKATIAARFCGVDVEVRGASGKELRDWLWDYDARPLAEQERAGLASLARTGRVGLTGAQLFKTDAFMAAQPFGNVPAAFGADGKVGIFESNSIMRAVARLGEAAFPLYGRDAYEASRIDSFLDVSLVFARDTQIYLLALSGGTVDAAIHARAKDAFAIYASGIEQALSPRREALVGNGISIADICLAAELALFMNEHARTEQLRKQGLERILHPGVRDEYPLMFAHFARLVEHEHVRPDLKPYVEKLLSKAAA, from the coding sequence ATGGCCGCCTTGCGCATCTTCTCCTATCTACCGAACCCGCGGGTCTGGAAGGCAACCATCGCGGCGCGGTTCTGCGGCGTCGACGTCGAGGTCAGGGGTGCCTCCGGCAAGGAATTGCGCGATTGGCTGTGGGACTACGATGCCCGTCCGCTGGCGGAGCAGGAGCGCGCTGGGCTCGCCTCGCTTGCGCGAACCGGCCGGGTCGGCCTGACCGGCGCGCAGCTGTTCAAGACCGATGCGTTCATGGCGGCGCAACCGTTCGGCAACGTGCCGGCGGCGTTCGGCGCCGACGGCAAGGTCGGGATCTTCGAATCGAACAGCATCATGCGCGCGGTGGCGCGGCTCGGCGAGGCGGCGTTCCCGCTCTATGGGCGTGACGCCTATGAGGCGTCCAGGATCGACAGCTTTCTCGACGTCAGCCTGGTCTTTGCGCGGGACACGCAGATCTATCTGCTCGCGCTGTCGGGCGGCACGGTCGACGCGGCCATTCACGCCCGTGCCAAGGATGCGTTCGCGATCTATGCCTCGGGGATTGAGCAGGCATTGTCGCCACGGCGGGAGGCGCTGGTCGGGAACGGCATCTCGATCGCCGACATCTGCCTTGCCGCCGAACTTGCGCTGTTCATGAACGAGCATGCGCGGACCGAGCAGTTGCGCAAGCAGGGGTTGGAGAGAATTCTGCACCCGGGGGTAAGGGATGAATATCCGCTGATGTTCGCGCACTTTGCCCGGCTGGTCGAGCACGAGCATGTCAGGCCGGATCTCAAGCCTTACGTCGAGAAGCTGCTGTCGAAGGCGGCCGCCTGA
- a CDS encoding WecB/TagA/CpsF family glycosyltransferase produces MPERRTNPVGRAATASVARATIGGLRLAVLDREQTADFMVEAVYPNRRIDRPLYLTSANGEVLSRCSTEPMTDRLFRAADLINADGQPLVMVSKLRSPNPLPERVATTDLFHDVARKAEELGLTFYLFGANEAENKAAIANVRRAYPALKIVGYSHGYLRGDALRAKVDEINALAPDFLWVALGVPYEQAFVDEFMSRLGNVGVIKTSGGLFNFLSGSRPRAPRWMQIVGLEWAWRVWLEPRRLFWRYLTTNPHALYLLFNRTRSSATKD; encoded by the coding sequence GTGCCGGAGCGTCGCACCAATCCTGTCGGCAGGGCTGCGACCGCCAGCGTTGCGCGGGCGACGATCGGCGGGCTGCGGCTCGCTGTGCTCGATCGCGAGCAGACCGCGGATTTCATGGTCGAGGCGGTGTATCCGAACCGGCGTATCGATCGGCCGCTGTATCTGACATCAGCCAATGGCGAGGTGCTGTCGCGCTGCTCCACCGAGCCGATGACCGACCGGCTGTTCCGTGCCGCCGACCTGATCAATGCCGACGGGCAGCCGCTGGTCATGGTGTCGAAGCTGCGGTCGCCGAACCCGCTTCCCGAGCGCGTTGCGACCACGGACTTGTTCCACGACGTTGCGCGCAAAGCGGAAGAGCTCGGGCTGACCTTCTACCTGTTCGGTGCGAACGAGGCCGAAAACAAGGCGGCAATCGCCAATGTCCGCCGGGCCTATCCGGCACTCAAGATCGTCGGCTATTCGCACGGCTATCTGCGCGGCGACGCGCTTCGGGCCAAGGTGGATGAGATCAACGCTCTGGCGCCGGACTTTCTCTGGGTCGCGCTTGGCGTGCCCTATGAGCAGGCCTTCGTCGACGAATTCATGTCGCGGCTTGGCAATGTCGGCGTCATCAAGACGTCGGGCGGATTGTTCAACTTCCTGTCCGGATCGCGGCCGCGCGCGCCGAGATGGATGCAGATCGTCGGGCTCGAATGGGCCTGGCGTGTTTGGCTCGAGCCGCGCCGGCTGTTCTGGCGCTATCTGACGACCAATCCGCACGCCCTCTATCTGCTGTTCAACCGGACCCGGTCCTCGGCGACCAAGGACTGA
- a CDS encoding ABC transporter substrate-binding protein: MLMKTTFAVSIAMLAAVAATAVRAETPGVSESEIRIGATFPFSGPASPLSNTGKGLIAYVHSINDRGGVNGRKINLITYDDAYSPPKAVEQTRKLIESDEVAFLFSPLGTPGIGATIKYVTAKKVPHLFVVSGVTKFANFAEFPLTTTGLPSYNTEGKIYAKYIAQTAPDAKIAILYQNDDLGRDFVAAFKETLKGEFDGKVVTSPYEVTEPTIESRVVTLKASGAQAFLIAGTPKFAAQAIKKASEIGWTPLTIVNYVSSSVSSTIVPAGADKAVGVVVATIAKDPNDKKWADDPGIKWYRAHFEKYLPGADIGDSNYLFGTQQGQILEQVLKQCGDDLSRENIVRQARNIKGLVLPTLMPGITVNTGPDNSMAYTQLQLQRWTGSSWEQFGGVLSAEPN, translated from the coding sequence ATGTTGATGAAGACGACGTTTGCTGTGTCCATTGCGATGCTTGCGGCCGTTGCCGCTACTGCGGTCCGCGCGGAAACGCCCGGTGTCTCGGAATCGGAAATCAGGATCGGGGCGACATTCCCGTTCAGCGGTCCGGCATCCCCGCTCAGCAATACCGGCAAGGGCCTCATCGCCTACGTCCATTCCATCAATGATCGCGGCGGCGTCAACGGCCGCAAGATCAACCTCATCACCTATGACGATGCCTATTCGCCGCCCAAGGCGGTGGAGCAGACCCGCAAGCTGATCGAGAGCGACGAGGTTGCGTTCCTGTTCAGCCCGCTGGGGACGCCCGGCATCGGCGCAACCATCAAATACGTGACCGCGAAGAAGGTGCCGCACCTCTTCGTCGTCAGCGGTGTGACCAAGTTCGCGAACTTCGCCGAGTTTCCGCTGACGACCACGGGGCTGCCGAGCTACAACACCGAGGGAAAGATCTACGCCAAATACATTGCCCAGACGGCGCCCGACGCGAAGATCGCGATCCTCTACCAGAACGACGATCTTGGCCGTGACTTCGTGGCCGCGTTCAAGGAAACCCTGAAGGGCGAGTTCGACGGGAAGGTGGTGACGTCTCCCTATGAGGTCACCGAGCCCACGATCGAATCGCGCGTGGTGACGCTGAAGGCGTCGGGCGCCCAGGCATTCCTGATCGCCGGCACGCCGAAATTCGCCGCGCAAGCGATCAAGAAGGCGAGCGAGATCGGCTGGACGCCGCTCACCATCGTGAATTACGTGTCGAGCTCGGTCTCCTCGACCATCGTGCCGGCCGGGGCGGACAAGGCGGTCGGCGTCGTCGTGGCGACCATCGCGAAGGATCCGAACGACAAGAAGTGGGCCGACGATCCCGGCATCAAATGGTATCGCGCTCACTTCGAGAAATATCTTCCGGGCGCCGATATCGGCGACAGCAACTATCTGTTCGGGACCCAGCAGGGCCAGATCCTGGAGCAGGTGCTGAAGCAGTGCGGCGACGACCTGTCGCGCGAGAACATCGTGAGGCAGGCGCGCAACATCAAGGGGCTTGTGCTGCCGACCTTGATGCCGGGTATCACGGTCAACACCGGACCGGACAACAGCATGGCCTATACGCAGCTTCAGCTGCAGCGCTGGACAGGGAGCTCCTGGGAGCAGTTCGGCGGCGTGCTGAGCGCCGAGCCGAACTGA
- a CDS encoding polysaccharide biosynthesis C-terminal domain-containing protein, translating into MIASVLQMLRRDVTRGVAGTILLKVGSGGLAFALFSLAARAMTPDAFGDFATLLSIAQIGAVVGLVGQELLLVRFLNEYEVRSQAEFTKGVLLSSLKYSAIGMLISIAAIAAVATIRGEWWLLILSVSAFTAVNAGLMLGSQIARSLVSILMGEGNREFFWRVAVVLVLIAALFGHRQLTPAELFTAMTVAMALGLIVQIVSIVRVLPNLRSVTARFETSRWNRSAFRFWLASILEAANQYFDVILVYWMLDPATAGVYFAASRLANIFAMLSAALYTFGARRLPSLYFSKNHRELEHTLKLMAEVTALCVLSGLVIVWVGAPYLLGLFGPHFAAQQWVLIVLAIGTAFQAAGGPSAAVLQLTGHERDYVPVVAANVALRLIGFVVLIPWLGVLGAAISATVSLVLATIALNVLCRRRTGVDPSILVLSHLSSSKAGAYAVRVADSKD; encoded by the coding sequence GTGATTGCCTCCGTTCTCCAAATGCTACGGCGCGATGTGACGCGCGGCGTTGCCGGGACCATCCTCCTCAAGGTTGGCAGCGGCGGGCTTGCGTTCGCCCTGTTCTCGCTGGCCGCGCGAGCGATGACGCCTGACGCGTTCGGAGACTTCGCAACCCTGCTCTCCATCGCCCAGATCGGCGCCGTCGTGGGCCTGGTCGGCCAGGAGCTGCTGCTGGTTCGCTTCCTCAACGAGTACGAGGTGCGCAGTCAGGCCGAGTTCACCAAGGGTGTACTGCTGTCGAGCCTGAAGTACTCGGCGATCGGGATGCTGATCTCGATCGCCGCGATCGCCGCGGTGGCAACCATTCGCGGCGAATGGTGGCTCTTGATCCTCTCGGTCTCGGCGTTCACCGCCGTCAATGCTGGGCTGATGCTCGGCAGCCAGATCGCACGATCACTGGTCAGCATCCTGATGGGCGAAGGCAATCGCGAATTCTTCTGGCGGGTTGCCGTTGTCCTGGTGCTGATCGCAGCGCTGTTCGGCCACCGCCAGCTCACCCCCGCCGAGCTGTTCACCGCGATGACGGTCGCGATGGCGTTGGGGCTCATCGTGCAGATCGTGTCGATCGTGCGCGTGCTGCCGAACCTGCGCTCGGTCACGGCGCGCTTCGAGACGTCGCGCTGGAACCGCAGTGCGTTCCGCTTCTGGCTGGCATCCATTCTCGAAGCGGCGAACCAGTATTTCGACGTCATCCTGGTCTACTGGATGCTGGATCCGGCTACTGCGGGCGTCTATTTCGCCGCCTCGCGACTGGCCAACATCTTCGCGATGCTTTCCGCTGCGCTCTACACGTTCGGCGCGCGCCGGCTGCCGTCGCTGTATTTCAGCAAGAATCACCGCGAGCTCGAACATACGCTGAAGCTGATGGCCGAGGTGACCGCGCTCTGCGTGCTTAGCGGGCTCGTTATCGTCTGGGTCGGCGCTCCCTACCTTCTCGGCCTGTTCGGACCGCATTTCGCCGCGCAGCAGTGGGTGTTGATCGTGCTCGCGATCGGAACGGCCTTCCAGGCGGCAGGCGGGCCGTCCGCCGCGGTCCTGCAGCTGACAGGGCATGAGCGCGATTATGTTCCGGTGGTCGCCGCCAACGTGGCGCTGCGGCTGATCGGATTTGTCGTGCTGATCCCCTGGCTCGGCGTGCTCGGGGCCGCGATCTCGGCGACGGTTTCCCTGGTGCTCGCCACCATCGCACTTAATGTGCTGTGCCGCCGGCGGACCGGCGTCGACCCGTCAATCCTGGTGCTGTCGCATCTCTCGTCGTCGAAGGCCGGCGCTTACGCAGTCCGCGTTGCGGATAGCAAGGACTAG
- a CDS encoding GNAT family N-acetyltransferase, protein MNKNDDAFDVCIDDAFDFLSEEYATLFEGSDATAFQHPLWLDSLYRKLAPAAAAKPLVVVVRHRANKALAAVLPLLRVRRGPMRTIEFADLRVSDYLSPVCAAKTFADLLQDRQACEQLRKLVRPFDLLRIPKLLDARMPIENLLGAPHRSLMDTNAYATVLSAPFEQWELNALGKSYQKELAKKWRQIHKKGTLTFACCNDSASIGEAMDVMRKFRGPRFQAHGDGDLLQRPEYFDFYSSVALRGMGSFTRLYAMKMDGEVIATALGLAHRGSLLVVMTAFNIEGYKSQSIGALTFESVAKDCIERGDRVLDFTIGDEPYKMQFGGQPTPMSSVTQAGSAAGSLALFALKQAPWIKQAAKRVTDLRPVRTSTGTR, encoded by the coding sequence ATGAATAAGAATGATGACGCGTTCGATGTTTGTATCGACGACGCATTCGACTTCCTGTCTGAAGAGTACGCGACATTGTTCGAAGGCTCGGACGCGACCGCCTTCCAGCATCCGCTGTGGCTCGACAGCCTGTATCGCAAGCTCGCTCCCGCCGCGGCAGCGAAGCCGCTGGTCGTCGTCGTCCGTCATCGCGCAAACAAGGCGCTTGCGGCCGTGCTGCCGCTGCTCCGCGTGCGGCGCGGCCCGATGCGCACGATCGAATTCGCGGACCTTCGTGTGTCCGACTATTTGTCACCGGTCTGCGCCGCCAAGACATTCGCCGACCTGCTGCAGGACCGGCAGGCCTGCGAGCAGCTTCGCAAACTGGTCCGGCCATTCGACCTGCTGCGCATTCCCAAGCTGCTCGATGCCAGGATGCCGATCGAGAATCTGCTCGGGGCGCCTCACCGCAGTCTGATGGATACCAATGCCTATGCGACGGTCCTGTCCGCGCCGTTCGAGCAATGGGAGCTCAACGCGCTGGGAAAATCCTATCAAAAGGAACTGGCAAAGAAATGGCGCCAGATCCACAAGAAGGGCACGCTCACCTTCGCATGCTGCAACGACAGCGCTTCCATCGGCGAAGCCATGGACGTGATGAGGAAGTTTCGCGGCCCGCGTTTCCAGGCACACGGCGACGGTGACCTGCTGCAGCGACCGGAATATTTCGATTTCTACTCGAGCGTGGCGCTTCGCGGCATGGGCTCCTTTACCCGACTCTATGCCATGAAGATGGATGGCGAGGTCATCGCCACCGCCCTTGGGCTGGCTCACCGCGGCAGCCTGCTCGTCGTCATGACGGCTTTCAACATCGAGGGATACAAGAGCCAGTCGATCGGCGCGCTGACCTTCGAGAGTGTCGCCAAAGACTGCATCGAGCGCGGAGACCGGGTGCTGGATTTCACCATCGGTGACGAACCCTACAAGATGCAGTTCGGAGGCCAGCCCACGCCGATGTCGAGCGTGACGCAGGCCGGCAGCGCGGCCGGATCGCTTGCACTGTTTGCGCTGAAGCAGGCGCCCTGGATCAAGCAGGCCGCGAAGCGGGTGACCGACCTCAGGCCGGTCCGCACCTCGACCGGTACACGCTAG
- a CDS encoding FAD-dependent monooxygenase: MIAEESMTQPIATCEAETIEADVAIVGAGLAGSLARAVLTRAGYRVVLIDKRSIPPDEFRVEKIAGRQIDIFRRLGFIDDVEAVASSYDRVLNIRDGRLVDIGVGRSYGVSYANLVDMARGLTPDTSSFLLDQVTNVSCSEDRQQLTLASGKRVVSRLVVLATGMAGALGYNLGMRRQMIAARHSVTFGFTIARPDNAPFSFDALTCYGKEAADGVDYLSLFPMSGGMRANLFMFRDPTDPIMRELRRDTRRTLLRLMPGLERYLGDFQIVGQVHNWVMDLSVTEGHLQPGVVLIGDAYQTNCPAAGTGVSRLLVDVERLCTEYVPRWLETDGMGTEKIAQFYSDRDKLAADRHSLQLAHFRQALTSNTDVRWTMQRKLHFLRRMITHQVDRIHPGWVMRVRSALR; this comes from the coding sequence ATGATTGCCGAGGAAAGCATGACCCAGCCGATCGCAACCTGCGAGGCTGAAACGATCGAAGCGGACGTTGCCATTGTTGGCGCCGGGTTGGCGGGCTCGCTTGCGCGGGCCGTCCTCACGCGTGCCGGGTATCGGGTCGTCCTGATCGACAAGCGTTCGATCCCGCCGGATGAATTCCGCGTCGAAAAGATCGCCGGACGCCAGATCGATATCTTCCGCCGTCTGGGCTTCATCGACGACGTCGAGGCCGTCGCCTCGTCCTATGACCGGGTGCTCAATATCAGGGACGGCAGACTGGTCGATATCGGCGTCGGCCGGTCCTACGGGGTTTCCTATGCCAACCTCGTCGACATGGCCCGCGGCCTGACGCCTGATACATCCAGCTTCCTGCTCGACCAGGTGACCAATGTCAGCTGCAGCGAGGATCGTCAGCAACTGACGCTGGCCTCCGGAAAACGCGTCGTCTCGCGGCTGGTCGTTCTGGCGACCGGCATGGCGGGCGCGCTTGGCTACAATCTCGGAATGCGCCGGCAGATGATCGCCGCGCGCCATTCGGTGACGTTCGGCTTCACGATCGCGCGGCCGGATAACGCGCCTTTCAGCTTCGACGCGCTGACCTGCTACGGCAAGGAGGCGGCTGACGGCGTCGACTATCTCAGCCTGTTTCCGATGTCGGGCGGCATGCGGGCGAACCTGTTCATGTTCCGCGACCCGACCGATCCGATCATGCGCGAGCTGCGCCGCGACACCAGGCGGACGCTGCTTCGTCTGATGCCGGGACTGGAGCGCTACCTTGGCGATTTCCAGATCGTCGGCCAGGTGCACAACTGGGTCATGGACCTGTCCGTGACCGAGGGCCATCTGCAGCCGGGCGTCGTGCTGATCGGCGATGCCTACCAGACCAACTGTCCTGCGGCCGGTACCGGCGTGAGCCGACTGCTGGTGGATGTCGAGCGTCTCTGCACCGAATATGTGCCGCGCTGGCTCGAGACCGACGGCATGGGCACGGAGAAGATTGCGCAGTTCTATTCTGATCGCGACAAGCTCGCCGCCGACCGGCATTCACTGCAACTGGCGCACTTCCGCCAGGCTTTGACCTCGAACACCGATGTACGTTGGACCATGCAGCGGAAGCTGCACTTCCTGCGCCGCATGATCACGCATCAGGTGGACCGGATTCATCCGGGATGGGTCATGCGCGTTCGCAGCGCGCTTCGGTAG